In the genome of Syntrophales bacterium, the window GCGACGGGCGGCCGGGCTCTGTGGGCCGGAAGAAGTGAGGCGGCGTTATCAGGGCTCCTCCTGTTGCCGAGGAACACGAGAGTCAGTCCGATGATGATGGCAAATCCCGCAATTACTGCCGCTTTTTTCCTGTGCTTCCCCATGGGTGTCCTGTCGTGACGGCGATCCTCTGACGAACGATACTAGTCCATAAGTATACGGCATGCAAGGTTTATGCCGATGGGCCGCACTGTTCGCGGCCGTCGGGTGAATGGTTTCAAATCGCGAGAGCATCAGGGGCGGTCATTTCGAACCGGCACGCGGTGTTTCGGCGGCACGTCTTCATCCGGGCATGCTTCCCGTGATTCATCGTCGATCATGTACGCGCACCTTGAACAGTTTCGGCCATCGTTTGCCCGTCAGGTAAAAGACGTTCTGCCGGTCGTCATAGGCTATGCCGTTGAGGACCGCGTCCGGGGGCAGGGCGGCCCGTTCTTCCGGCGTCAGGAGTTCCCGGGCATCCAGCCGACCGGTTACACGGCCCGTGTGTTTGTCGATCCGAAGAATCTCGTCGGTCATGTACCGGTTGGCGTACAGGTCGTTCCCGGCGCACTCGAGTTCGTTCAGGTCGGCGACGGGATTTCCATCGAACAAAACGGATTTTGTGTCCGTCGGCTCGAAGGTTCCGGGACTGTGAATAAAGAGTCGGCTGCTTCCGTCACTGCGATAGAACACCCGGCCGTCGAAACACAGGCCCCATCCCTCGCCCTCATAGGAGTATCGGCCCAGCAGGTCGAAGGTGTCGAGGTCATAGACGAAGGCGGTCTCTTCGTGCCAGGTAAGCTGTACCAGGGTGTTGTCGATGCGGGCGAGCCCTTCACCGAAGTATTCTTTCGGGAGGGACCTGCTTTTGACGAGCCTGCCTGTACGAACTTCGAGGTGTCTTAATTCCGACGATCCGTAGCCGCCGGTACTTTCATAGAGACAACCGTTATAGAACAGCAATCCCTGGGTGAAAGCCTCCCTGTCATGGGGATAGACGTCAAGTATGTGAAACGTCATCTGCCCGCCCGTTTCCATGGTTCGCGCCGGTCCCTGGCAGGCCGTGACGGCAACCAGGACAAGGAGAAGAATGACTCGCGAAGCCATTGATTCCGCCCTTCTTTTGAAGATGTGCCCGACGGCTTTGTACCCGGTCCGGATGTTCCCTTTCATCTATAAACGATCCGGCTGAAGGCTTCCCGGATCGAATGTTTTCGATTCTTTACGAGACTATCCAGGCTGAACCGGGACGATAACGGCAGTGGAAAAATGTTACCGTTTCTTGCCCCCGGCATCTCCGGCCGGTTTCGAAGATTTCTTTCGTAGGCGGTATTTTCCAAAGGTTCCCCGCCATATTTTCCCTTTTCGAGAGCGTATGTCGCCCTTTCCCATATTCTGACCTCCCTCGTGGTATGTATGGTACTCTATACATCAGCAGCGGTTGACTGACAAGCTGGTTTGCAGGACGGTCGGCGCTTGCATTTACAGCCTGTTCGGGCTAGTACCGTACCGTGTCTGAAGACTTTTCCCGGAGCCGTCCTGCAGCGGACGTTCTTCGATTTTTTTCGAGTCTGTCATGCTTTCTCGTTTCCTCGGACAGCGTTGCCCGGGTGTACCG includes:
- a CDS encoding glutaminyl-peptide cyclotransferase, whose product is MASRVILLLVLVAVTACQGPARTMETGGQMTFHILDVYPHDREAFTQGLLFYNGCLYESTGGYGSSELRHLEVRTGRLVKSRSLPKEYFGEGLARIDNTLVQLTWHEETAFVYDLDTFDLLGRYSYEGEGWGLCFDGRVFYRSDGSSRLFIHSPGTFEPTDTKSVLFDGNPVADLNELECAGNDLYANRYMTDEILRIDKHTGRVTGRLDARELLTPEERAALPPDAVLNGIAYDDRQNVFYLTGKRWPKLFKVRVHDRR